A stretch of Pseudomonas sp. 7SR1 DNA encodes these proteins:
- a CDS encoding BatD family protein — MIRFTAQFLVLLLWIGAAQAAQLTASVDRSRLNSGETVELTLESNDATLFGKPDLGPLQALFDVRGTRQVNQLTTLDGENRATTRWIVTLLPRQSGTVVIPSLQLGEVSSQPITLQVIESETRNASGTLAPVFIEASLDQNRVYVQAQAILTLRIYHSVSLYDDSSLTPLHIPDARTEQLGESRTYEKVINDVRHGVIELRYGIYPQRSGELTIPAQTFSATLVEPVAQGAAPSGPKPGQLMRVSSTQLSLTVDPKPASYPPDVPWLPARSLSLSESWSPEPTHSQVGDSLTRSLTLEAEGLASSQLPPLPATEINGLRRYPDQPVLSSRSSERGLVGSREDREALVPNRSGTIELPPVEVVWWNTLENHLDRTSLPARTLQVANNPSLMVDTPAGTPQVVTTVDSETLWYWQLSTLLLACTTLLGFGLWWRARSQPAVLRATQAGPSPRTLLDDLKRTCLANDPHATRQALDAWARQQPETLADMAARFVPLSDALDGLNGALYSETGQHWQGEDLWRAIRAIPPTENAQDSAGDTGLPPLYPK; from the coding sequence ATGATCCGCTTCACCGCCCAGTTCCTTGTCTTGCTGCTCTGGATCGGCGCGGCCCAGGCCGCGCAGTTGACCGCCAGCGTCGACCGCAGCCGCCTGAACTCCGGGGAAACGGTGGAGCTGACCCTGGAGTCCAACGACGCCACGCTGTTCGGCAAGCCTGACCTGGGGCCGCTCCAGGCGCTGTTCGACGTGCGCGGCACCCGCCAGGTCAACCAACTGACGACCTTGGACGGCGAAAACCGCGCGACCACCCGCTGGATCGTGACGCTACTGCCGCGCCAGAGTGGCACGGTGGTCATTCCTTCCCTGCAACTGGGGGAAGTGAGCAGCCAGCCGATCACCCTGCAAGTGATCGAAAGCGAAACCCGCAACGCCTCCGGCACCCTGGCACCGGTGTTCATCGAAGCCAGCCTCGACCAGAACCGCGTGTACGTGCAGGCCCAGGCGATCCTGACCTTGCGTATCTACCATTCGGTGTCGCTGTACGACGACAGCAGCCTGACGCCCCTGCACATCCCCGATGCCCGCACCGAGCAACTGGGCGAATCGCGCACCTATGAGAAAGTCATCAACGACGTGCGCCATGGCGTGATCGAGCTGCGTTACGGCATCTACCCCCAGCGCAGCGGCGAGCTGACGATACCGGCCCAGACATTCAGCGCGACCCTGGTCGAACCGGTGGCCCAGGGGGCCGCGCCATCGGGCCCCAAGCCCGGCCAGTTGATGCGGGTCAGCTCGACCCAACTGTCGTTGACCGTCGACCCCAAGCCCGCCAGCTACCCCCCCGACGTACCGTGGCTACCGGCCCGCAGCCTTTCCCTGAGCGAGAGCTGGAGTCCGGAACCGACCCACAGCCAGGTAGGCGATTCCCTGACCCGCAGCCTGACCCTCGAAGCCGAGGGCCTGGCCAGTTCCCAGTTGCCACCGCTGCCCGCCACGGAAATCAATGGCCTGCGCCGCTATCCCGACCAGCCGGTGCTCAGCAGCCGCAGCAGCGAACGGGGGCTGGTGGGCAGCCGCGAAGACCGCGAGGCGCTGGTGCCCAACCGCAGCGGCACCATCGAACTGCCGCCGGTGGAAGTGGTCTGGTGGAACACCCTGGAAAACCACCTGGATCGCACCAGCCTTCCGGCGCGGACCCTGCAGGTGGCGAACAACCCCAGCCTGATGGTGGATACGCCGGCGGGCACGCCACAGGTGGTGACCACCGTCGACAGCGAAACCCTGTGGTACTGGCAGTTGAGCACTTTGCTCCTGGCCTGCACCACCCTGCTCGGCTTCGGCCTGTGGTGGCGGGCCCGTTCGCAGCCGGCGGTGCTTCGCGCCACCCAGGCCGGGCCGAGCCCTCGCACCCTGCTGGACGACCTCAAGCGCACCTGCCTGGCCAACGACCCCCACGCCACCCGCCAGGCCCTGGACGCCTGGGCCCGGCAGCAGCCGGAAACCCTGGCCGACATGGCGGCGCGCTTCGTGCCGCTGTCCGATGCCCTCGACGGCCTCAATGGTGCGCTCTACAGCGAAACCGGCCAGCACTGGCAAGGCGAAGACCTGTGGCGCGCCATCCGCGCCATCCCGCCCACCGAAAACGCGCAAGATTCGGCTGGCGATACAGGGTTGCCGCCGTTGTACCCTAAATAG
- a CDS encoding exonuclease SbcCD subunit D C-terminal domain-containing protein — MRLFHTSDWHLGQNLHGQERDFEHACFLEWLLRQLACDKPDVLLIAGDIFDTVNPPVKAQERLYDFIVSAHEQNANLTIVMIAGNHDSGSRIELPAPLMRRLRTHALGRVLWLDDGQLDVERLLLPLPDAKGKIKAWCLALPFLRPAEVTGAQLGDDYLRGIGQVHEWLIAAANAKRKKGQALIAVSHAHMAGGSVSEDSERSLIIGNAEALPASLFGPSISYVALGHLHKPQKVNGEERIRYSGSPIPLSFSEIGYSHQILDITLDGETLVKVEPRLIPRAVNLQRLGPAPLAEILVQLKDLPDIDLLADIQRQPWLEVRVRLDEPQPDLRQQVETALQGKAVRLVRIAAEYAGSAGAGRIDDAALIELDQLSPQELFSRAWQDTYGNEVDEQTLEDFALLLQDVQTQEEQA; from the coding sequence TTGCGTCTGTTCCACACCTCCGATTGGCACCTGGGGCAAAACCTGCACGGCCAGGAACGCGATTTCGAACACGCGTGTTTCCTTGAATGGCTGCTGCGCCAGCTGGCCTGCGACAAACCCGACGTGCTGCTGATCGCCGGCGACATCTTCGACACCGTGAATCCGCCGGTCAAAGCCCAGGAACGGCTGTACGACTTCATCGTCAGTGCCCATGAGCAAAATGCCAACCTGACCATCGTGATGATCGCCGGCAACCATGATTCCGGCTCGCGGATCGAGTTGCCCGCGCCCTTGATGCGGCGGCTGCGTACCCATGCCCTGGGCCGGGTGCTGTGGCTGGACGATGGACAGCTGGACGTCGAGCGCCTGCTGCTGCCCCTGCCCGACGCCAAGGGCAAGATCAAGGCGTGGTGCCTGGCCCTGCCCTTCCTGCGGCCTGCGGAAGTCACCGGAGCGCAGCTGGGGGACGATTACCTGCGGGGCATTGGCCAGGTCCATGAATGGCTGATCGCGGCCGCCAACGCCAAGCGCAAGAAAGGCCAGGCGCTGATTGCCGTCAGCCATGCGCACATGGCCGGCGGTTCGGTGTCCGAAGACTCGGAACGCAGCCTGATCATCGGCAACGCCGAAGCCCTGCCCGCCAGCCTGTTCGGTCCCAGCATCAGCTACGTCGCCCTCGGCCATCTGCACAAGCCCCAGAAGGTCAATGGCGAAGAGCGCATCCGCTACAGCGGCTCGCCGATCCCGCTGTCGTTTTCCGAGATCGGCTACTCGCATCAGATCCTCGACATCACCCTGGATGGCGAAACCCTGGTCAAGGTCGAGCCGAGGCTGATCCCCCGCGCCGTCAACCTGCAACGCCTGGGCCCGGCTCCCCTGGCCGAGATCCTGGTACAGCTCAAGGACCTGCCTGACATCGACCTGTTGGCCGACATCCAGCGCCAGCCCTGGCTGGAGGTGCGGGTTCGTCTCGACGAACCTCAGCCGGACCTGCGCCAGCAGGTGGAAACCGCGCTGCAAGGCAAGGCCGTGCGACTGGTGCGGATCGCCGCCGAGTACGCCGGCAGCGCAGGAGCCGGGCGTATCGACGACGCGGCGCTGATCGAGCTGGATCAACTCAGCCCCCAGGAACTGTTCAGCCGCGCCTGGCAGGACACCTACGGCAACGAAGTGGATGAACAGACCCTCGAGGATTTTGCCCTGCTGTTGCAAGACGTGCAGACGCAGGAGGAGCAAGCATGA
- a CDS encoding AAA family ATPase, whose protein sequence is MKILAIRLKNLASLAGPFDIDFTTEPLASAGLFAITGPTGAGKSTLLDALCLALFGTVPRLSHTGRDAKVPDADGEVATGDPRTLLRRGTGDGYAEVDFRGIDGRRYRARWEANRAREKAGGKLQASRQSLRDLDNDQLLASQKGEYKTQLEAALGLNFEQFTRAVLLAQSEFSAFLKADDNERSELLEKLTDTALYTRLGRRAFDKAKQAKESHRQLQDQASGVTPLAPQARAELDERFNLAQQQLRLQQAQLKQLEQQHTWLKDLHQLQDEHASAAEQLQQAQAEWTALADERLKLTRLEHLAPQRHQFVRQAELTRQLAPLATQIQRLSERQIELNEQRAELEKGLEAAQLALVAARQQSTDNTLSLRQAFDEQSTLARLATEVNQAAERQQHAQQACIEGQRTIETLQQQQRQVAERLQRIAIELEQSGHLAPLSDAWNAYRDRLQQLMLIGNRLNQGQAELATLEHSAARAAEDLAARRRDLEVLYKEAGAEPEAVAEQIQLLGTLLQDNRKQQRAFEELTRLWALQQDLDKRAAELEQRQQQALQERDRLVREGSEAKAELGVAEQTLTVTRQLLERQRLARSESVEQLRAQLQDDQPCPVCGSVEHPYHQPEALLQSLGRHDESEEANARQAVERLNEKVIDLRTRYSGVIAQLKELRQQQEQLADQQQALNPTLQAHPLATQLSAQDAPRRDAWLAQQNSQLNLRITQDEERQAALLTLQQDAARLAQHLRAAETASQQATQHLEHQRQELTRDRQRLDEELSHFSALLPADTLQALRTEPAATFMQLDQQIARRLEQLEQQRDELGEQLQRQQALEKEQDRQQTRAQQLEAAQQQLQALTGQQQACQQALKQLLGEHASAEQWQQRLEQALEQARSAEAAASQQLHERRNELVQLAAELKARQEQTQALDAELQSLAAGIGQWRASHPELDDAALQALLELDEQHVGPLRQRLLHGEKAVEQARVRLAEREQRLHNHQAQHNGNPSPEALSDALAELQTQLAASEQQCAELRAEQAQDQRRQDANQALALQIDQAYAEYQRWARLDALIGSATGDRFRKLAQAYNLDLLVHHANVQLRQLARRYRLKRGGSMLGLLVLDTEMGDELRSVHSLSGGETFLVSLALALGLASMASSTLRIESLFIDEGFGSLDPESLQLAMDALDGLQAQGRKVAVISHVQEMHERIPVQIQVRRQGNGLSTVEVK, encoded by the coding sequence ATGAAGATCCTCGCGATCCGCCTGAAGAACCTCGCGTCCCTGGCCGGGCCCTTCGACATCGATTTCACCACCGAGCCCCTGGCCAGCGCCGGCCTGTTCGCCATCACCGGCCCCACGGGCGCCGGCAAGAGTACCCTGCTCGACGCCCTGTGCCTGGCGCTGTTCGGTACCGTGCCGCGCCTCAGCCACACCGGCCGTGATGCCAAGGTGCCGGACGCCGACGGTGAAGTCGCCACCGGCGATCCGCGCACGCTGTTGCGTCGCGGCACCGGCGACGGCTATGCCGAAGTGGATTTCCGCGGCATCGACGGGCGTCGCTACCGCGCCCGCTGGGAAGCCAACCGCGCCCGGGAAAAAGCCGGCGGCAAACTGCAAGCCAGTCGCCAGAGCCTGCGGGACCTGGACAACGATCAACTGCTGGCGAGCCAGAAAGGCGAATACAAGACCCAGCTCGAAGCGGCCCTGGGCCTGAACTTCGAACAGTTTACCCGCGCCGTGTTGCTGGCCCAGAGCGAGTTCAGTGCGTTCCTCAAGGCCGATGACAACGAACGCAGCGAGCTGCTGGAAAAGCTCACCGACACCGCGCTCTATACCCGCCTCGGCCGTCGTGCCTTCGACAAGGCCAAGCAGGCCAAGGAATCCCACAGGCAGCTGCAGGACCAGGCCAGCGGCGTCACCCCCCTGGCGCCGCAGGCCCGGGCCGAGCTGGATGAGCGTTTCAACCTGGCCCAGCAGCAGCTCAGGCTCCAGCAGGCGCAACTCAAGCAACTGGAGCAGCAGCACACCTGGCTCAAGGACCTGCACCAGTTGCAGGACGAACACGCCAGCGCCGCCGAACAGCTGCAACAGGCCCAGGCCGAATGGACCGCCCTGGCCGACGAACGCCTGAAGCTGACCCGCCTGGAACACCTGGCGCCCCAGCGGCATCAGTTTGTCCGTCAGGCCGAACTGACTCGACAACTGGCGCCCCTGGCGACACAGATCCAGCGACTCAGCGAGCGACAGATCGAGCTGAACGAACAACGGGCGGAACTGGAAAAAGGCCTGGAGGCGGCGCAACTGGCGCTGGTCGCGGCTCGACAGCAGAGCACCGACAACACACTGTCGTTGCGCCAGGCGTTCGATGAACAGAGCACCCTTGCCCGTCTCGCCACCGAGGTCAATCAGGCTGCCGAACGCCAGCAACACGCCCAGCAGGCCTGCATCGAAGGCCAGCGCACCATCGAGACCCTGCAACAACAGCAACGGCAGGTAGCCGAACGCCTGCAGCGCATCGCCATCGAGCTGGAGCAGAGCGGCCACCTTGCGCCTCTCAGCGACGCCTGGAATGCCTATCGCGATCGCCTTCAGCAACTGATGCTTATCGGCAATCGCCTGAACCAGGGCCAGGCCGAACTCGCCACCCTGGAACACAGCGCCGCCCGTGCCGCCGAGGACCTGGCGGCACGTCGGCGGGATCTGGAAGTGCTCTACAAGGAAGCCGGCGCCGAGCCCGAAGCGGTGGCCGAACAGATCCAGTTGCTCGGCACCCTGCTGCAGGACAATCGCAAGCAACAGCGTGCCTTCGAGGAGCTGACGCGCCTGTGGGCGCTCCAGCAAGACCTGGACAAACGCGCAGCCGAACTGGAACAACGCCAGCAGCAGGCGTTGCAGGAGCGTGACCGGTTGGTGCGCGAAGGCAGCGAAGCCAAGGCCGAGCTGGGGGTGGCCGAGCAGACCCTGACTGTCACCCGCCAACTGCTGGAGCGCCAGCGCCTGGCCCGAAGCGAGAGCGTCGAGCAATTGCGCGCGCAACTCCAGGACGACCAGCCCTGTCCGGTATGTGGCAGCGTCGAGCATCCTTATCATCAGCCCGAAGCCCTGCTGCAAAGCCTCGGGCGCCACGACGAAAGCGAAGAAGCCAACGCCCGCCAGGCCGTCGAGCGGCTCAATGAGAAAGTCATCGACCTGCGGACCCGCTACAGCGGCGTCATCGCCCAGCTCAAGGAACTCAGGCAGCAGCAGGAACAGCTGGCCGACCAGCAACAGGCGCTGAACCCCACCCTGCAAGCCCATCCACTGGCCACGCAACTGTCGGCCCAGGACGCCCCCCGGCGCGACGCCTGGCTCGCCCAGCAGAACAGCCAGCTGAACCTGCGCATCACCCAGGACGAAGAACGCCAGGCCGCCCTGCTGACCCTGCAACAGGACGCCGCGCGCCTGGCTCAACACCTGCGAGCCGCCGAAACCGCCAGCCAGCAGGCCACGCAGCACCTGGAGCACCAGCGACAGGAGCTGACCCGTGATCGCCAGCGCCTGGATGAGGAACTGAGCCACTTCAGCGCGTTGTTGCCCGCCGACACCCTGCAAGCCCTGCGCACCGAGCCCGCCGCGACGTTCATGCAGCTCGACCAGCAGATCGCCCGGCGCCTGGAGCAGTTGGAACAGCAGCGCGACGAACTGGGCGAACAGCTCCAGCGCCAGCAGGCCCTGGAGAAGGAACAGGACCGTCAGCAGACCCGGGCCCAGCAGCTGGAAGCGGCACAGCAACAACTCCAGGCCCTGACCGGACAGCAGCAGGCCTGCCAGCAGGCACTCAAGCAATTGCTGGGGGAACACGCCAGCGCCGAGCAGTGGCAACAAAGGCTCGAGCAGGCCCTGGAGCAGGCTCGTAGCGCCGAGGCGGCGGCCAGTCAGCAGCTGCATGAACGGCGCAACGAACTGGTGCAACTGGCCGCCGAGCTCAAGGCCCGGCAGGAACAGACCCAGGCCCTGGACGCAGAACTTCAGTCGCTGGCCGCTGGCATCGGCCAATGGCGCGCCTCCCATCCGGAACTGGACGACGCAGCCCTGCAGGCCCTGCTCGAACTGGACGAACAACATGTCGGCCCGTTACGCCAGCGATTGCTCCATGGCGAGAAGGCCGTCGAACAGGCCCGGGTACGGCTGGCCGAACGCGAGCAGCGCCTGCACAACCATCAGGCCCAGCACAACGGCAATCCATCGCCCGAGGCCCTGAGCGACGCCCTCGCCGAGCTGCAGACGCAGTTGGCCGCCAGCGAGCAGCAATGCGCCGAGCTACGCGCCGAACAGGCGCAGGACCAGCGCCGGCAGGACGCCAACCAGGCCCTCGCCCTGCAGATCGACCAGGCCTATGCCGAATATCAGCGCTGGGCACGCCTGGATGCCCTGATCGGCTCGGCCACCGGCGACCGCTTCCGCAAACTGGCCCAGGCCTACAACCTGGACCTGCTGGTGCACCACGCCAATGTCCAACTGCGGCAACTGGCACGCCGCTACCGGCTCAAACGCGGCGGCAGCATGCTCGGGCTGCTGGTGCTGGATACGGAAATGGGCGATGAACTGCGCTCGGTGCATTCCTTGTCCGGTGGTGAAACTTTCCTGGTCTCACTGGCGTTGGCACTGGGGCTGGCCTCCATGGCCTCCAGCACGCTGAGAATCGAGTCACTGTTCATCGATGAAGGGTTTGGCAGCCTCGATCCTGAATCCCTGCAGTTGGCGATGGATGCGCTGGACGGCCTGCAAGCCCAGGGCCGCAAGGTCGCGGTGATCTCCCATGTGCAGGAAATGCATGAGCGGATCCCGGTGCAGATCCAGGTTCGCCGCCAGGGCAACGGCTTAAGCACCGTGGAGGTAAAATGA
- a CDS encoding glutathione S-transferase: MSRPTLYSFRRCPYAMRARMALRYSAVELDIVEVSLKAKPAEMLALSSKGTVPVLQVDGRVIDESLEIMNWALARHDPQDWRLRDDADGQGLTAALIEENDQVFKLHLNRYKYPERYPEYPKEYYRSEGEDFLRRLEALLATRPFLAAQHQSLADVAVLPFVRQFAHVDRQWFAQAPYPNLQRWLQRLLDSELFVAIMAK, translated from the coding sequence ATGAGCCGCCCCACGCTCTATTCGTTTCGACGCTGCCCTTATGCGATGCGAGCGCGCATGGCCTTGCGCTACAGCGCTGTCGAACTGGACATCGTCGAGGTCAGCCTGAAGGCCAAGCCCGCCGAGATGCTCGCCCTTTCCAGCAAAGGCACGGTGCCGGTGCTGCAGGTCGATGGCCGGGTGATCGATGAAAGCCTTGAGATCATGAACTGGGCCCTGGCCCGGCACGACCCGCAAGATTGGAGGCTACGGGACGATGCCGACGGCCAGGGGTTGACCGCGGCGTTGATCGAGGAAAACGACCAGGTGTTCAAGCTGCACTTGAATCGCTACAAATACCCCGAACGCTACCCCGAATACCCGAAGGAGTATTACCGCAGCGAAGGTGAAGACTTTCTGCGCCGCCTGGAGGCACTGCTTGCAACCCGGCCATTCCTGGCGGCGCAGCACCAGAGCCTGGCGGACGTGGCAGTGTTGCCCTTCGTGCGCCAGTTCGCCCATGTGGATCGCCAATGGTTCGCCCAGGCGCCCTACCCGAACCTGCAGCGCTGGTTGCAGCGGCTGCTCGATTCCGAGCTGTTCGTGGCCATCATGGCCAAATAG
- a CDS encoding lactonase family protein — MKMRSLWPLLMASSVGAMGVQASTDERHSLLVGSYTAGQSQGIYRLQFDSRTGQLDAKPLQVVKTDNPSWLTLSADMTRLFVVNENGPGQKDPVGKVSSYAIDPDSHALSLINQVQSLGNEPTHSSLSGDGRHLLVSNYSVVEDPGGSLAVLPVGADGKLSPVVQLSSHQPSRVNPERQMSAHVHAAVSSPDGKYVFANDLGADKVFVYRYDPKANPELPLTAADPAFVQLPPGSGPRHLLFSGDGKHAWLTMEMSAQVAVFDYQDGRLTQRQLVDLAAGKPQPAKAAAALHASRDGKFLYVSNRGTTNELLVFAIDPAAGTLKELQRRSVEGDHPREFSLDPSGRFLLVANQKSNQIVVLERDPKTGLLGKTVQKVAMDAPSDLKFMLRQ; from the coding sequence ATGAAGATGCGTAGTCTCTGGCCATTGCTGATGGCTAGCAGTGTTGGCGCCATGGGCGTCCAGGCGAGTACCGATGAGCGCCACTCGTTGCTGGTGGGTTCCTACACCGCGGGCCAGAGCCAGGGCATCTATCGGTTGCAGTTCGACAGCCGCACCGGCCAGCTCGATGCCAAGCCCCTGCAGGTGGTCAAGACAGACAACCCTTCCTGGCTGACCCTTTCGGCCGACATGACCCGCCTGTTCGTGGTCAACGAAAACGGGCCGGGCCAGAAGGATCCGGTGGGCAAGGTCAGCAGCTACGCCATCGACCCGGACAGCCATGCGCTGAGCCTGATCAACCAGGTGCAGTCCCTGGGCAACGAGCCGACCCATTCCAGCCTCAGCGGCGATGGCCGGCACCTGCTGGTCAGCAATTATTCGGTGGTGGAAGATCCGGGCGGCAGCCTGGCGGTATTGCCGGTGGGGGCGGACGGCAAGCTGTCGCCCGTCGTGCAGTTGAGCAGCCATCAGCCGAGCCGGGTCAACCCCGAGCGGCAGATGTCGGCCCATGTGCACGCGGCGGTGTCTTCGCCTGACGGCAAGTATGTGTTCGCCAATGACTTGGGGGCGGACAAGGTGTTCGTCTACCGCTACGACCCCAAGGCCAACCCCGAGTTGCCCCTGACTGCCGCCGACCCGGCGTTCGTGCAGCTGCCGCCCGGCAGCGGGCCGCGTCATCTGCTGTTCAGCGGTGATGGCAAGCACGCCTGGCTGACGATGGAAATGTCCGCGCAAGTGGCCGTGTTCGACTACCAGGACGGGCGCCTGACCCAGCGTCAACTGGTGGACCTGGCCGCCGGCAAGCCTCAGCCAGCGAAGGCCGCCGCGGCGCTGCATGCATCCAGGGACGGCAAGTTCCTGTACGTCAGCAATCGCGGCACCACCAACGAGTTGCTGGTGTTCGCCATCGACCCGGCGGCCGGCACGCTCAAGGAGCTGCAGCGGCGCTCCGTGGAAGGCGACCATCCACGGGAGTTCAGCCTCGACCCGAGCGGTAGATTCCTGCTGGTCGCCAATCAGAAGAGCAACCAGATCGTGGTGCTGGAGCGTGATCCAAAGACCGGCCTGCTGGGTAAAACCGTGCAGAAGGTGGCGATGGATGCACCGAGCGATTTGAAATTCATGCTGCGTCAATAG
- a CDS encoding DUF5629 family protein: protein MTAVTAPLLQALDKCDMLIIDGLHAFDFFLDEQDQLHVECMNGRTLEHWRFTATQMRAATFDHASKHWIISSDSGDHHLECVQATSGHDDEDDEYEDA, encoded by the coding sequence ATGACTGCCGTAACCGCCCCCCTGCTGCAAGCCCTCGATAAATGCGACATGCTGATCATCGATGGGCTGCACGCGTTCGATTTTTTCCTCGATGAGCAGGACCAGCTGCACGTCGAGTGCATGAACGGTCGCACGCTCGAGCATTGGCGTTTCACCGCGACGCAAATGCGGGCCGCGACCTTCGATCACGCCTCGAAGCACTGGATCATCAGCAGCGACTCGGGCGATCACCATCTGGAGTGCGTGCAAGCCACCAGCGGCCACGACGACGAGGATGACGAATATGAAGATGCGTAG
- a CDS encoding aldehyde dehydrogenase (NADP(+)) — MNQILGHNYIGGARSAAGQTRLQSVDASTGEALPHDFIQATAEEVDAAAKAAAAAYPAYRSLSAVRRAEFLEAIADELDALGDEFVAVVCRETALPAARIQGERGRTSGQMRLFAKVLRRGDFYGARIDRALPERTPLPRPDLRQYRIGLGPVAVFGASNFPLAFSTAGGDTASALAAGCPVVFKAHSGHMATAEHVADAIIRAAEKTAMPAGVFNMIYGGGVGEWLVKHPAIQAVGFTGSLRGGRALCDMAAARPQPIPVFAEMSSINPVIVLPQALESRAESIARDLTASVVMGCGQFCTNPGLVIGIRSPQFTAFTQQVAALIGDQAPQTMLNAGTLQSYGKGLQKLLAHPGIEHLAGREQQGNQAQPQLFKADARLLIDGDEALQEEVFGPTTVFVEVADQAQLSAALNGLHGQLTATMIGEPADFERFSELTPLLEQKVGRILLNGYPTGVEVCDSMVHGGPYPATSDARGTSVGTLAIDRFLRPVCFQNYPDSLLPEPLKNANPLGILRLVDGVPGREAL; from the coding sequence ATGAACCAGATCCTTGGCCACAACTACATCGGCGGTGCGCGTAGCGCGGCCGGCCAGACTCGCCTGCAAAGCGTCGACGCCAGCACCGGCGAGGCGTTGCCCCATGACTTCATCCAGGCCACGGCAGAAGAAGTCGACGCCGCCGCCAAGGCCGCGGCTGCGGCTTATCCGGCCTATCGCAGCCTGAGCGCGGTGCGCCGGGCCGAGTTCCTCGAAGCCATCGCCGATGAACTGGATGCCCTGGGCGATGAGTTCGTGGCCGTGGTCTGCCGTGAAACCGCGTTGCCGGCGGCGCGGATCCAGGGCGAGCGCGGTCGCACCAGCGGCCAGATGCGCCTGTTCGCCAAGGTCCTGCGCCGCGGCGATTTCTACGGTGCGCGTATCGACCGCGCCTTGCCTGAACGCACGCCGTTGCCACGTCCGGACCTGCGTCAGTACCGCATCGGCCTGGGGCCGGTGGCGGTGTTCGGCGCCAGCAACTTCCCCCTGGCATTTTCCACGGCCGGTGGTGATACCGCGTCGGCTCTGGCCGCCGGTTGCCCGGTGGTGTTCAAGGCCCACAGTGGTCACATGGCGACGGCTGAGCACGTGGCCGATGCAATCATCCGCGCGGCGGAAAAAACCGCGATGCCGGCCGGTGTGTTCAACATGATCTACGGTGGTGGTGTCGGTGAGTGGTTGGTCAAGCACCCGGCGATCCAGGCCGTGGGCTTCACCGGTTCCCTCAGGGGCGGGCGTGCCCTGTGCGACATGGCGGCCGCGCGGCCCCAGCCGATACCGGTGTTCGCCGAGATGTCGAGCATCAACCCGGTGATCGTCCTGCCACAGGCCCTTGAAAGCCGCGCCGAGAGCATCGCCCGCGACCTGACCGCCTCGGTGGTGATGGGCTGCGGTCAGTTCTGCACCAATCCCGGCCTGGTGATCGGTATCCGCTCGCCGCAATTCACGGCGTTCACCCAGCAGGTGGCCGCCTTGATCGGCGACCAGGCGCCGCAAACCATGCTCAATGCCGGCACCTTGCAGAGCTATGGCAAGGGCTTGCAGAAGTTGCTGGCTCATCCGGGCATCGAACACCTGGCCGGGCGCGAACAGCAGGGCAACCAGGCCCAGCCGCAGTTGTTCAAGGCGGATGCCCGCCTGTTGATCGACGGTGACGAGGCGTTGCAGGAAGAAGTGTTCGGGCCCACCACCGTGTTCGTCGAAGTGGCCGACCAGGCGCAGCTCAGCGCTGCGCTGAACGGCCTGCACGGTCAACTGACCGCCACGATGATCGGCGAGCCGGCGGATTTCGAACGGTTCAGCGAATTGACGCCGTTGCTGGAACAGAAGGTCGGTCGCATCTTGCTCAATGGTTATCCGACCGGTGTCGAGGTGTGTGATTCGATGGTCCACGGCGGGCCTTACCCGGCGACGTCCGATGCCCGGGGTACCTCGGTGGGCACCTTGGCGATCGATCGTTTCCTGCGCCCGGTGTGCTTCCAGAACTACCCTGACAGCCTGTTGCCGGAGCCGCTGAAGAATGCCAACCCGCTGGGGATCCTGCGGCTGGTGGATGGCGTGCCGGGGCGCGAGGCGCTCTGA